A window from Armatimonadota bacterium encodes these proteins:
- the pstS gene encoding phosphate ABC transporter substrate-binding protein PstS has translation MNRRILYLTFAATMAALLICGCGKKGPVAVNGKKSVTVNGAGATFPYPVYALWADKYNQITGVKINYQSIGSGGGVQQIKAGTVDFGASDAPLTAEELDKAGLIQFPMIMGGVVPVVNLKSIKPGELNLSPETITGIYLGKIKKWNDPAIVKENPSLSLPNKDITVVSRADGSGTTWIFTNYLDKASKDWHAKVGFGKAVNWPVGVRGKGNEGVAAYVQRLEGSIGYVEYAYALQSKMTYTKLKNKAGKYVTPSIESFQAAAANADWAKAPGYYVVLTDQPGEESWPITGASYIIIHKKQPDKKIAKAMLGFFDWSYQHGADMAKKLDYVPMPNNVVKMVKAKWKSVR, from the coding sequence ATGAATCGACGTATTTTGTATCTGACATTTGCTGCGACGATGGCCGCTCTGCTCATCTGCGGTTGCGGAAAGAAAGGCCCTGTAGCGGTTAACGGGAAAAAGTCGGTTACCGTAAACGGCGCAGGAGCCACATTCCCCTACCCTGTCTATGCGCTTTGGGCGGACAAATACAACCAGATCACTGGAGTCAAGATCAACTATCAGTCTATAGGTTCAGGCGGAGGCGTACAGCAGATTAAGGCCGGGACTGTCGACTTTGGCGCATCGGATGCACCGCTCACCGCCGAAGAACTCGACAAAGCGGGCCTCATACAGTTCCCGATGATTATGGGCGGGGTCGTGCCTGTGGTCAACTTGAAGTCAATAAAACCGGGCGAGCTTAACCTGTCACCGGAAACAATCACCGGCATCTACCTCGGCAAGATAAAAAAGTGGAACGATCCGGCCATTGTCAAAGAGAACCCATCTCTTTCGCTTCCTAATAAGGACATCACAGTGGTCAGCAGAGCGGACGGCTCCGGGACTACATGGATTTTTACCAACTACCTCGACAAGGCTTCAAAAGACTGGCATGCAAAGGTCGGGTTCGGCAAGGCCGTCAACTGGCCGGTAGGTGTCAGAGGCAAGGGCAACGAGGGCGTGGCAGCGTATGTCCAACGTCTTGAAGGCTCCATAGGTTACGTTGAATATGCCTACGCTCTGCAGAGCAAGATGACCTATACAAAACTCAAGAACAAGGCAGGAAAGTATGTTACGCCGTCGATTGAATCATTCCAGGCGGCTGCTGCAAATGCAGACTGGGCAAAAGCGCCCGGATACTACGTCGTGCTCACTGACCAGCCCGGCGAAGAGAGTTGGCCTATAACAGGCGCGTCATACATAATCATCCACAAAAAGCAGCCGGACAAAAAGATCGCAAAGGCTATGCTTGGTTTCTTCGACTGGAGCTATCAGCACGGCGCGGACATGGCTAAAAAGCTCGACTACGTCCCTATGCCCAATAACGTGGTGAAGATGGTCAAGGCTAAGTGGAAGAGTGTTCGCTAG
- a CDS encoding ATP-binding protein, with translation MRRKPLLWKLFPVYFVITLVSVLLIALYASDALREFYYSQVESDLEVRTRLLAKDIGPVYTSGSIHKLRYDVKRLAKTSKTRITVILPNGKVVADSESNPAAMENHSDRPEFREALAGKVGTARRLSPTLHFTMVYLAVPIKNGDQTTGVIRTALAATALDAAPETIYRHIFFGALLITLFAAIASLLAVKWIDNPLLRMKEAAARFAGGDFSSHIPTSDTEEFASLADTLNRMAAQLDMQVRTITQKSSEQQAILSSMKEGVIAIDNDDRLLILNPMAERLLGVDLISIKGKTIQEAIRNVYLQKFFEKAHISPAPVNDEIVFRPGILIQAMGTALLDANGMKIGVLVVLNDITQTRNLENMRKEFVANVSHELKTPITSIKGFVETLREGAIKDPEKAGDFLEIVSRQSERLDAIIDDLLALSRIEQKVESKEIEMEVSSIKDVMLAAMVSLQPKAKEQNAEIILECDEDISVRMNAPLLEQAVTNLVDNAIKYSPSGNVTIRSERMDHEVAIRVIDTGVGIEPEHIPRLFERFYRVDKARSRKMGGTGLGLAIVKHIVQAHHGRTEVQSKPGSGSTFSIILPLG, from the coding sequence ATGCGCAGGAAACCGCTGTTATGGAAACTATTCCCCGTATATTTTGTTATCACTCTTGTATCCGTGCTGCTTATAGCATTATACGCATCCGATGCTCTGCGCGAGTTCTATTACTCTCAAGTTGAATCAGACCTTGAAGTCAGGACCAGACTCCTCGCGAAAGATATCGGGCCTGTGTATACATCCGGCTCGATTCACAAGCTCCGTTATGACGTCAAACGACTCGCCAAGACCTCAAAAACCCGCATTACTGTGATCTTACCTAATGGAAAAGTAGTCGCGGATTCTGAATCTAACCCGGCTGCAATGGAAAATCACTCAGACAGACCAGAGTTTCGCGAAGCTCTTGCAGGTAAGGTTGGAACTGCAAGGCGCTTAAGCCCCACCCTGCACTTCACGATGGTATATCTTGCCGTCCCGATCAAGAATGGTGATCAAACTACCGGAGTCATACGCACTGCGCTCGCAGCGACGGCTCTCGACGCGGCTCCTGAGACAATATATCGTCATATATTTTTCGGCGCACTGCTTATTACGCTGTTCGCGGCTATCGCGAGCCTGCTGGCCGTGAAATGGATCGACAATCCGCTGCTGCGAATGAAAGAGGCCGCAGCTCGATTTGCAGGCGGCGACTTCAGCTCGCATATACCGACATCCGATACAGAAGAGTTTGCAAGCCTTGCGGATACGCTCAACCGCATGGCAGCGCAGCTAGATATGCAGGTGCGCACTATCACGCAGAAATCCAGCGAGCAGCAGGCAATTCTATCGAGCATGAAAGAAGGGGTCATAGCAATCGACAACGACGATAGGCTGCTGATACTAAACCCTATGGCCGAGCGGCTGCTTGGTGTCGACCTTATATCGATCAAGGGAAAGACCATTCAGGAAGCGATCAGAAATGTCTATTTACAAAAGTTCTTCGAGAAAGCTCATATAAGCCCGGCTCCGGTAAATGACGAAATAGTCTTCAGACCCGGCATTCTAATACAGGCGATGGGAACTGCTCTGCTGGACGCGAACGGGATGAAGATAGGCGTGCTGGTTGTCTTGAACGATATCACACAAACGCGCAACCTCGAAAATATGCGCAAGGAGTTCGTTGCCAACGTCTCTCATGAACTCAAAACCCCGATCACATCCATTAAAGGGTTTGTTGAGACACTCCGCGAGGGCGCTATCAAAGACCCCGAAAAGGCAGGCGATTTTCTCGAGATAGTCTCAAGGCAGTCTGAAAGGCTCGATGCTATTATTGACGACCTTTTGGCGCTCTCTCGAATCGAGCAGAAAGTGGAGTCAAAAGAGATCGAAATGGAAGTGAGCAGTATAAAGGACGTGATGCTTGCGGCCATGGTAAGCCTCCAACCCAAGGCAAAAGAGCAAAATGCCGAGATCATTCTGGAGTGCGACGAGGACATATCTGTCCGCATGAATGCTCCTTTGCTGGAGCAAGCCGTCACCAATCTTGTAGACAACGCCATAAAATACAGCCCCAGTGGAAATGTGACAATAAGGTCCGAGCGGATGGATCATGAGGTCGCAATACGGGTAATTGATACTGGTGTGGGGATCGAGCCGGAACATATCCCAAGGCTATTTGAGCGGTTTTATCGAGTGGACAAGGCCAGGAGCAGAAAAATGGGCGGCACCGGCCTGGGGCTGGCTATCGTCAAGCACATAGTGCAGGCTCACCACGGCAGGACCGAAGTCCAAAGCAAACCAGGCAGCGGGAGCACGTTCTCGATAATACTGCCGTTGGGTTAA
- a CDS encoding response regulator, with translation MPKEKVLIVDDEEEILRLVDYNLAKEGYLTCTVTTGEQALIEARTGMPDLIMLDLMLPGVDGLNVCRILRSDPITKAIPIIMLTAKGEESDIVTGLELGADDYITKPFSPKVLIARVRAVLRREKTEPAKESDIITIHGIRIDPGRHLVTINSETVDLTLTEFRILHALARRPGWVFTRYQIVECSRGEESEVTDRSVDVHIVSLRRKLGEAGEYIDTVRGVGYRLKE, from the coding sequence ATGCCTAAAGAAAAAGTGCTGATAGTTGATGATGAGGAAGAAATCCTGAGGCTGGTCGACTATAACCTCGCCAAAGAGGGATATTTGACGTGCACGGTCACTACAGGTGAGCAGGCGCTAATCGAGGCGCGGACAGGGATGCCTGACCTAATCATGCTAGACCTGATGCTGCCCGGTGTAGACGGGCTTAACGTATGCCGCATACTGCGCTCAGACCCGATAACGAAAGCGATACCAATAATTATGCTCACAGCGAAAGGTGAGGAGTCGGATATTGTGACGGGTCTCGAACTCGGCGCGGATGACTATATAACCAAACCGTTCAGCCCAAAAGTGCTTATCGCGCGCGTGAGGGCAGTGCTTCGCAGGGAAAAAACCGAACCTGCAAAGGAATCGGATATCATCACAATCCACGGCATTCGGATCGACCCCGGCAGGCACCTGGTCACAATTAACTCTGAAACGGTTGATCTGACACTCACTGAGTTTCGTATACTCCATGCGCTCGCCAGACGTCCGGGATGGGTATTTACCCGATATCAGATTGTCGAGTGCTCAAGGGGTGAGGAATCTGAAGTGACGGATAGGTCGGTGGATGTCCACATCGTCTCACTGAGGAGAAAGCTCGGCGAGGCGGGCGAGTATATAGACACAGTGCGCGGGGTCGGTTACAGGCTCAAGGAGTAA